A stretch of the Notamacropus eugenii isolate mMacEug1 chromosome 2, mMacEug1.pri_v2, whole genome shotgun sequence genome encodes the following:
- the SELE gene encoding E-selectin isoform X1, whose translation MVSKMMTVLSFLPGLIFAFLLFERSDAWLYASSEVNMTYEMARKYCQERYTDLVAIQNKHEIEYLNRTLRFSPSYYWIGIRKINGVWTWVGTQKSLTEEAMNWAPGEPNNKQNNEDCVEIYIKRSKDSGMWNDERCTKEKLALCYTASCNSNSCNGHGECVETINSFTCQCYPGFTGSQCEHVVTCESRANPEHGVLVCSDPVGYFNSSCSVSCEEGYVPTNANSVQCTSSGKWSRPSPTCKVVECDALTSPAHGSMNCSQSSGIFPWNTTCVFGCESGFELKGSKKLHCSSSGKWDMERPTCQAVKCNAPSQPHHGFVKCVHPPTGDFTYQSVCNFSCEEGFEPKGSSLLECTAQGQWTQKFPTCEAIQCKAPTRPERGHMECLPSLSGSFQSGSSCEFSCEEGFMLKGSKRLQCNLTGQWDMEEPTCEAMKCDAVSQPQNGSMTCAHSSTGDFTYQSVCSFSCEEGFALQGSPQLECMAQGQWTQQMPTCEAKKCDAVSQPQNGSMTCAHSSTGDFTYQSVCSFICEEGFALQGSPQLECTAQGQWTQQMPTCEAVQCSTLKVPKEINMTCDGDGNFLYGTRCVFECPEGWKLNGSDSLACRATGNWSGMSPSCEAPEESNTSLVVGLAASGTSLLTTASFLLWLAKRLRKKAKKFSPASSCQSLDSDGIYQAASELI comes from the exons ATGGTTTCCAAAATGATGActgtcttgtcatttctacctggTCTCATCTTTG catttcttctgtttgaaaggAGTGATGCTTGGCTGTATGCCTCTTCTGAAGTGAATATGACTTATGAAATGGCAAGGAAATATTGCCAGGAAAGGTATACAGACCTGGTTGCCATTCAAAACAAGCATGAAATTGAATACCTGAATAGAACACTAAGATTCTCCCCAAGTTACTACTGgattggaatcagaaaaatcaaTGGTGTCTGGACCTGGGTAGGGACACAGAAGTCACTGACCGAAGAGGCCATGAACTGGGCTCCTGGTGAACCCAACAATAAGCAAAATAATGAGGACTGCGTGGAGATCTATATCAAGAGGAGCAAAGACTCAGGCATGTGGAATGATGAAAGGTGCACAAAAGAGAAGCTGGCCTTGTGTTATACAG CCTCCTGTAACAGCAACTCCTGCAATGGCCATGGGGAGTGTGTGGAGACCATCAACAGCTTTACTTGTCAGTGCTACCCAGGGTTCACCGGGTCTCAGTGTGAGCATG TTGTGACCTGTGAATCTCGGGCCAATCCTGAGCATGGCGTTCTGGTTTGCAGTGATCCAGTGGGGTATTTCAATTCTTCCTGCTCTGTCAGTTGTGAAGAAGGCTATGTTCCAACCAATGCTAACTCTGTGCAGTGTACTTCTTCTGGAAAATGGAGCAGACCTAGCCCTACTTGTAAAg TGGTGGAGTGTGATGCACTGACAAGTCCTGCTCATGGATCCATGAATTGCTCCCAAAGTTCTGGAATCTTTCCATGGAATACAACCTGTGTGTTTGGCTGTGAGTCAGGATTTGAGCTAAAGGGATCCAAGAAGCTTCATTGTAGCTCATCTGGGAAGTGGGACATGGAGAGACCAACGTGTCAAG CAGTGAAATGTAATGCTCCCAGCCAGCCCCACCATGGCTTTGTGAAGTGTGTCCATCCGCCCACTGGAGACTTTACCTACCAGTCAGTTTGTAATTTCAGCTGTGAGGAAGGCTTTGAGCCAAAAGGATCATCCCTGCTCGAGTGTACGGCTCAGGGGCAGTGGACACAGAAATTCCCAACCTGTGAAG CAATACAGTGTAAAGCACCCACCAGGCCAGAGAGAGGCCACATGGAATGCCTTCCTAGTCTTTCTGGAAGTTTCCAGAGTGGCTCCAGCTGTGAGTTCTCCTGTGAGGAGGGATTTATGTTGAAAGGATCCAAGAGACTTCAGTGTAACTTAACAGGACAATGGGACATGGAGGAGCCCACGTGTGAag CCATGAAATGTGATGCTGTGAGCCAGCCCCAGAATGGCTCTATGACTTGTGCTCATTCCTCCACTGGAGACTTCACCTACCAGTCAGTCTGTAGCTTCAGCTGTGAGGAAGGCTTTGCGTTGCAAGGATCACCCCAACTTGAGTGCATGGCCCAGGGGCAATGGACGCAGCAAATGCCAACCTGTGAAG CCAAGAAATGTGATGCTGTGAGCCAGCCCCAGAATGGCTCTATGACTTGTGCTCATTCCTCCACTGGAGACTTCACCTACCAGTCCGTCTGTAGCTTCATCTGTGAGGAAGGCTTTGCGTTGCAAGGATCACCCCAACTTGAGTGCACAGCCCAGGGGCAGTGGACGCAGCAAATGCCAACCTGTGAAG CGGTACAATGCTCTACCTTGAAAGTCCCGAAGGAGATCAACATGACCTGTGACGGTGATGGGAATTTTCTCTATGGCACCAGATGTGTGTTTGAATGCCCCGAGGGATGGAAACTCAACGGCTCGGATTCCTTGGCATGCAGAGCCACAGGAAACTGGTCTGGGATGTCGCCTTCCTGTGAAG CTCCTGAGGAGTCAAACACTTCCCTGGTCGTTGGCCTGGCCGCTAGTGGGACCTCCCTCTTGACGACAGCATCATTTCTTCTTTGGCTTGCAAAACGTCTTCGAAAGAAAG CAAAGAAATTTTCTCCTGCTAG TAGCTGCCAGAGTCTTGATTCAGATGGAATCTACCAAGCTGCTTCTGAGTTAATTTAA
- the SELE gene encoding E-selectin isoform X2 — MVSKMMTVLSFLPGLIFAFLLFERSDAWLYASSEVNMTYEMARKYCQERYTDLVAIQNKHEIEYLNRTLRFSPSYYWIGIRKINGVWTWVGTQKSLTEEAMNWAPGEPNNKQNNEDCVEIYIKRSKDSGMWNDERCTKEKLALCYTASCNSNSCNGHGECVETINSFTCQCYPGFTGSQCEHVVTCESRANPEHGVLVCSDPVGYFNSSCSVSCEEGYVPTNANSVQCTSSGKWSRPSPTCKVVECDALTSPAHGSMNCSQSSGIFPWNTTCVFGCESGFELKGSKKLHCSSSGKWDMERPTCQVKCNAPSQPHHGFVKCVHPPTGDFTYQSVCNFSCEEGFEPKGSSLLECTAQGQWTQKFPTCEAIQCKAPTRPERGHMECLPSLSGSFQSGSSCEFSCEEGFMLKGSKRLQCNLTGQWDMEEPTCEAMKCDAVSQPQNGSMTCAHSSTGDFTYQSVCSFSCEEGFALQGSPQLECMAQGQWTQQMPTCEAKKCDAVSQPQNGSMTCAHSSTGDFTYQSVCSFICEEGFALQGSPQLECTAQGQWTQQMPTCEAVQCSTLKVPKEINMTCDGDGNFLYGTRCVFECPEGWKLNGSDSLACRATGNWSGMSPSCEAPEESNTSLVVGLAASGTSLLTTASFLLWLAKRLRKKAKKFSPASSCQSLDSDGIYQAASELI, encoded by the exons ATGGTTTCCAAAATGATGActgtcttgtcatttctacctggTCTCATCTTTG catttcttctgtttgaaaggAGTGATGCTTGGCTGTATGCCTCTTCTGAAGTGAATATGACTTATGAAATGGCAAGGAAATATTGCCAGGAAAGGTATACAGACCTGGTTGCCATTCAAAACAAGCATGAAATTGAATACCTGAATAGAACACTAAGATTCTCCCCAAGTTACTACTGgattggaatcagaaaaatcaaTGGTGTCTGGACCTGGGTAGGGACACAGAAGTCACTGACCGAAGAGGCCATGAACTGGGCTCCTGGTGAACCCAACAATAAGCAAAATAATGAGGACTGCGTGGAGATCTATATCAAGAGGAGCAAAGACTCAGGCATGTGGAATGATGAAAGGTGCACAAAAGAGAAGCTGGCCTTGTGTTATACAG CCTCCTGTAACAGCAACTCCTGCAATGGCCATGGGGAGTGTGTGGAGACCATCAACAGCTTTACTTGTCAGTGCTACCCAGGGTTCACCGGGTCTCAGTGTGAGCATG TTGTGACCTGTGAATCTCGGGCCAATCCTGAGCATGGCGTTCTGGTTTGCAGTGATCCAGTGGGGTATTTCAATTCTTCCTGCTCTGTCAGTTGTGAAGAAGGCTATGTTCCAACCAATGCTAACTCTGTGCAGTGTACTTCTTCTGGAAAATGGAGCAGACCTAGCCCTACTTGTAAAg TGGTGGAGTGTGATGCACTGACAAGTCCTGCTCATGGATCCATGAATTGCTCCCAAAGTTCTGGAATCTTTCCATGGAATACAACCTGTGTGTTTGGCTGTGAGTCAGGATTTGAGCTAAAGGGATCCAAGAAGCTTCATTGTAGCTCATCTGGGAAGTGGGACATGGAGAGACCAACGTGTCAAG TGAAATGTAATGCTCCCAGCCAGCCCCACCATGGCTTTGTGAAGTGTGTCCATCCGCCCACTGGAGACTTTACCTACCAGTCAGTTTGTAATTTCAGCTGTGAGGAAGGCTTTGAGCCAAAAGGATCATCCCTGCTCGAGTGTACGGCTCAGGGGCAGTGGACACAGAAATTCCCAACCTGTGAAG CAATACAGTGTAAAGCACCCACCAGGCCAGAGAGAGGCCACATGGAATGCCTTCCTAGTCTTTCTGGAAGTTTCCAGAGTGGCTCCAGCTGTGAGTTCTCCTGTGAGGAGGGATTTATGTTGAAAGGATCCAAGAGACTTCAGTGTAACTTAACAGGACAATGGGACATGGAGGAGCCCACGTGTGAag CCATGAAATGTGATGCTGTGAGCCAGCCCCAGAATGGCTCTATGACTTGTGCTCATTCCTCCACTGGAGACTTCACCTACCAGTCAGTCTGTAGCTTCAGCTGTGAGGAAGGCTTTGCGTTGCAAGGATCACCCCAACTTGAGTGCATGGCCCAGGGGCAATGGACGCAGCAAATGCCAACCTGTGAAG CCAAGAAATGTGATGCTGTGAGCCAGCCCCAGAATGGCTCTATGACTTGTGCTCATTCCTCCACTGGAGACTTCACCTACCAGTCCGTCTGTAGCTTCATCTGTGAGGAAGGCTTTGCGTTGCAAGGATCACCCCAACTTGAGTGCACAGCCCAGGGGCAGTGGACGCAGCAAATGCCAACCTGTGAAG CGGTACAATGCTCTACCTTGAAAGTCCCGAAGGAGATCAACATGACCTGTGACGGTGATGGGAATTTTCTCTATGGCACCAGATGTGTGTTTGAATGCCCCGAGGGATGGAAACTCAACGGCTCGGATTCCTTGGCATGCAGAGCCACAGGAAACTGGTCTGGGATGTCGCCTTCCTGTGAAG CTCCTGAGGAGTCAAACACTTCCCTGGTCGTTGGCCTGGCCGCTAGTGGGACCTCCCTCTTGACGACAGCATCATTTCTTCTTTGGCTTGCAAAACGTCTTCGAAAGAAAG CAAAGAAATTTTCTCCTGCTAG TAGCTGCCAGAGTCTTGATTCAGATGGAATCTACCAAGCTGCTTCTGAGTTAATTTAA